A window of the Vibrio ostreae genome harbors these coding sequences:
- a CDS encoding ATP-binding protein, producing MRQVSRESEYRTWRRRTQHNESRKDKKYNPRSDEIKVHRVLGWEQISVPSHLDLYNEETRESTLEFLGLVEKFALERRVALDCSHAESVSAAALLLLYATIDSLKSNDKSKLVRFQNLKGKFKFAIERSGLKGITLNKEPSVVDEQTGPLPVIKGTARGEEFEAVIDYVQHRIFENDMTPEEENIWAAAVMETVSNVKLHAYEDASDKPWWIICSVIDDNLYLAICDRGVGIPNTIKEQGWIRSIVDKSPALVKRLLSEADSDSIELSMMLGETSTKKDKHGLGSKSIQALVDENPDGALWVFSNRGVYYREDHSVELKDFSRSISGTLVQWNIKLKNQ from the coding sequence ATGAGACAAGTTAGCAGAGAATCTGAATACAGGACGTGGAGACGAAGAACTCAACATAATGAAAGCCGCAAGGATAAGAAATACAATCCGAGAAGTGACGAGATCAAAGTTCATAGAGTTTTAGGTTGGGAGCAGATATCAGTACCATCTCATTTAGATTTGTATAATGAGGAAACTCGAGAGTCTACTCTGGAGTTCTTGGGCCTTGTTGAGAAATTCGCTTTGGAAAGAAGGGTGGCTTTAGATTGTAGTCACGCTGAATCGGTATCTGCTGCTGCGTTGCTATTACTATACGCCACTATTGATTCTCTAAAGAGTAATGACAAATCTAAGTTAGTAAGATTCCAAAATTTAAAAGGTAAATTTAAGTTTGCTATCGAAAGATCTGGCTTAAAAGGAATTACTCTGAATAAAGAACCATCAGTAGTCGATGAGCAAACAGGGCCACTACCCGTTATAAAAGGTACTGCGAGAGGTGAAGAGTTTGAAGCTGTAATTGATTATGTTCAGCATCGTATCTTTGAAAATGATATGACGCCCGAAGAGGAGAATATTTGGGCAGCTGCAGTTATGGAAACTGTAAGTAATGTCAAGCTCCATGCTTATGAAGACGCAAGTGATAAGCCTTGGTGGATTATATGCAGTGTCATAGATGACAATCTATATTTGGCGATTTGCGATCGAGGCGTTGGCATACCAAACACGATTAAAGAGCAAGGTTGGATTCGAAGTATAGTGGATAAGTCACCAGCCTTAGTTAAAAGATTACTTTCTGAAGCAGATTCAGATTCTATTGAGTTGTCCATGATGCTTGGCGAGACATCTACAAAAAAAGATAAACATGGCCTAGGTAGTAAAAGTATTCAAGCATTAGTAGATGAAAACCCAGATGGGGCTCTTTGGGTGTTTAGCAATCGAGGGGTATACTACCGTGAAGACCATAGTGTAGAGCTAAAGGACTTTAGCCGTAGTATTTCAGGAACTCTTGTTCAGTGGAACATTAAATTAAAGAATCAGTAA
- a CDS encoding beta family protein, with protein MTPKYVPILKAKKGEFDAYKNLPRTVQLHTLPVFELPTLTSKMLETTYLGVSNPREQFINKCAVGLSSSISVPTIGIDIHSWAPDSTIENGEHVLSVFTSCLSNEGCEVLPVIGYDRWEDAEYSTVLQLLAQSKDRFILRLDSYAFEDMVEEEPFLDTIEDIVSSMGLDTSKCSVILDFGDVSKDTIVDIQEQVDTALSLLEDYQFSFVSIAGCSITSDINGMVPKKNSTGIVVRKEFKVWKSVRSFNPSVKFVFGDYGIANPNVGDETIAPDANGKIRYTIEDSYFVVRGYSRRQGEKGAQMHGLCKSLVGSGYFCGSEFSWGDMMIEKCANYGTVKGKVFVGNPTSWVAIDTVHHMTYVTQEVVEFEKTVSTATYLRSIKSEH; from the coding sequence ATGACTCCTAAGTACGTCCCTATTTTAAAAGCGAAAAAAGGCGAGTTTGATGCATATAAGAACTTGCCTCGCACAGTTCAACTACACACGCTACCTGTATTTGAACTTCCGACGCTAACAAGCAAAATGTTAGAAACAACGTACTTAGGGGTTAGTAATCCTAGAGAGCAGTTTATAAACAAGTGTGCTGTAGGCTTAAGTTCATCTATTTCGGTGCCTACTATTGGTATCGATATCCATTCGTGGGCACCAGATTCCACAATTGAGAATGGCGAGCACGTACTGTCAGTCTTCACTAGTTGCCTTTCTAACGAAGGATGTGAAGTTTTACCTGTAATCGGGTATGACCGGTGGGAAGATGCTGAATACTCTACAGTATTACAGCTTCTTGCTCAGTCAAAGGATCGTTTTATTCTTCGTTTGGATTCATATGCCTTTGAAGATATGGTTGAGGAAGAGCCGTTTTTAGACACTATCGAAGATATCGTCTCGTCTATGGGGCTAGACACCAGTAAGTGCTCTGTGATTCTAGACTTTGGAGATGTTTCAAAAGATACAATAGTTGATATTCAAGAGCAGGTAGATACTGCATTATCACTTCTTGAAGACTATCAGTTTAGCTTTGTATCTATCGCTGGTTGTTCAATTACTTCTGATATTAACGGAATGGTGCCTAAGAAAAATTCTACAGGTATCGTTGTAAGAAAAGAATTCAAAGTGTGGAAGTCAGTACGATCATTTAACCCAAGTGTGAAGTTTGTGTTTGGTGATTATGGAATAGCCAATCCAAATGTTGGTGATGAGACTATTGCACCAGATGCCAATGGGAAAATCAGATACACCATAGAGGATAGTTACTTTGTCGTTCGAGGTTATTCTAGAAGACAAGGTGAGAAAGGCGCACAAATGCATGGGCTATGTAAATCTCTAGTTGGTTCTGGCTATTTCTGTGGTTCAGAATTCAGCTGGGGAGATATGATGATCGAAAAATGTGCAAATTATGGAACGGTAAAAGGGAAAGTTTTTGTTGGTAACCCCACTAGTTGGGTTGCGATTGATACCGTGCACCATATGACTTATGTGACTCAAGAAGTGGTGGAGTTTGAAAAAACAGTGTCTACAGCCACTTATCTCCGGTCTATTAAGAGTGAACATTAG
- a CDS encoding ImmA/IrrE family metallo-endopeptidase — protein MSKSQPRVIRTQDQYQEYMSEVESLIVQKLTPGSDDAERLELLTVLIESYESSNYAIEPVDPIDAIKFRMAEKGLKQIDLAPYFGTKSRVSEVLSGKRPLTVPMIKALSVGLGIAPQTLLGLDTDDRAVTENPSKAEFNWSKFPIKEMLSRGWIEDTGAKVKKNVEEQVKDFISSLGGSTASASFKRTLSGDAYSPLSQYKLYAWVARVIQKARTRNLEYPFDASVLGKEFLKDLAHLSWSEYGPLLAVEYLEKNGICVVIEPALKGTSVDGAALKDADGRPIIALSLRQDRLDNFWFTLLHEVVHIWKHVDLDKTFVDDLENHTESKDKLEAEANRYARDTFIPRVVWKRSKAYLNPSSTTIDALSRELNIHPAIIAGRLRRESGKYNQFSELVGYGEVRKHFPSKYW, from the coding sequence ATGAGTAAGTCTCAACCAAGAGTGATTAGAACTCAGGACCAATATCAAGAGTATATGTCTGAAGTTGAGTCACTAATTGTACAAAAATTAACACCTGGTTCCGATGACGCTGAGAGATTGGAATTGCTAACAGTTTTGATTGAAAGCTATGAGTCTTCCAACTATGCAATCGAGCCAGTAGATCCTATTGATGCTATTAAATTTAGAATGGCTGAGAAAGGGCTAAAGCAAATTGATTTAGCACCGTATTTTGGAACAAAAAGCAGAGTATCAGAGGTGCTATCAGGTAAACGGCCGTTAACGGTTCCGATGATCAAAGCGTTATCTGTAGGCTTGGGTATAGCTCCTCAAACATTGTTGGGACTAGATACTGATGATAGAGCTGTTACGGAAAATCCGTCTAAAGCTGAATTTAATTGGTCAAAATTTCCGATTAAAGAAATGCTGTCAAGAGGCTGGATTGAGGATACAGGTGCTAAGGTAAAGAAGAATGTTGAAGAACAGGTAAAAGACTTTATCAGTAGCCTTGGGGGATCGACCGCGAGCGCATCCTTCAAAAGAACTCTGTCAGGTGATGCTTATTCACCTTTGAGCCAATATAAGCTTTATGCTTGGGTAGCTAGAGTTATACAGAAAGCTCGAACTCGAAACCTAGAGTATCCATTCGATGCTAGCGTTTTAGGAAAAGAATTTTTAAAGGATTTAGCGCATTTAAGCTGGTCTGAATATGGTCCATTACTCGCGGTAGAATATCTAGAGAAGAATGGTATTTGTGTTGTTATTGAGCCGGCTTTAAAAGGTACTTCTGTGGATGGTGCAGCACTAAAAGATGCTGATGGCAGACCTATAATTGCTCTGTCACTACGACAAGATAGGCTAGATAACTTTTGGTTTACCTTGCTTCACGAAGTTGTACATATCTGGAAGCATGTCGACCTAGATAAAACATTTGTAGATGATTTAGAAAATCATACTGAGAGTAAGGATAAGCTCGAAGCTGAGGCGAATAGATATGCCAGAGATACTTTCATTCCGAGAGTTGTTTGGAAGCGGAGTAAAGCATACCTAAATCCGAGTAGTACAACTATCGATGCTTTGTCTAGAGAGTTGAATATTCATCCAGCCATCATCGCTGGAAGGTTAAGACGAGAATCTGGTAAATATAATCAGTTCTCTGAATTGGTTGGTTACGGGGAGGTTAGAAAGCACTTCCCTTCTAAATATTGGTAA
- the radC gene encoding RadC family protein gives MNPKTSDYQKQQRYQENEILEHAAEILANRYVRGDALTNPDATKEYVRCKLGSHEREVFALLLLDNQNRLIEFKELFQGTVDAASVYPREVVKVVLEVNAAAVIFVHNHPSGDSTPSQADRRITERLKDALALVDVRVLDHIVTGDTCTSFAERGWL, from the coding sequence ATGAATCCCAAAACTTCCGATTACCAAAAGCAGCAACGCTATCAGGAAAATGAAATTCTAGAGCATGCGGCTGAAATACTGGCTAACCGCTACGTACGTGGAGATGCACTAACTAACCCTGATGCAACTAAAGAGTATGTGCGCTGTAAGCTAGGCAGCCATGAGCGTGAAGTGTTTGCCTTATTGCTGCTGGATAACCAAAACCGACTGATTGAGTTTAAAGAGCTGTTTCAGGGGACGGTGGATGCGGCCAGCGTCTACCCACGTGAAGTAGTGAAAGTGGTGTTAGAAGTGAATGCCGCAGCGGTGATATTCGTACATAACCATCCATCTGGAGACTCAACACCCTCCCAAGCCGATAGACGCATAACCGAAAGACTTAAAGACGCGCTCGCGCTGGTGGATGTTCGCGTTCTCGACCATATCGTGACAGGCGATACCTGCACCTCGTTTGCTGAAAGGGGATGGTTATGA
- a CDS encoding DUF2787 domain-containing protein: protein MIEQHYGDLCIDDALHALLEALLNRYTLPENAERLVLNCRQMSYYRHRQGLHPIEVQLKRESASSPWLVVFFASFSYPDDNSTTVEPELYFHLANRWCYQPDVGSTDLSHPEVQELLSVWMKAFARHLSRNVFDDVQLTMVGTFH from the coding sequence ATGATTGAACAACATTATGGCGATCTGTGCATTGATGATGCATTACATGCGTTACTAGAAGCACTTCTTAATCGGTATACTCTCCCAGAGAACGCAGAGAGACTCGTGCTGAACTGCCGCCAAATGAGTTACTACCGACATAGACAAGGTTTGCATCCGATTGAGGTACAGCTTAAACGAGAGTCAGCCTCAAGCCCTTGGCTGGTAGTGTTCTTTGCCAGCTTCTCTTATCCCGATGACAACAGTACAACCGTTGAGCCTGAGCTGTACTTTCACCTTGCTAATCGCTGGTGCTATCAACCCGATGTGGGAAGCACGGATTTATCTCATCCAGAAGTACAAGAGCTGCTCTCGGTCTGGATGAAAGCCTTTGCTCGTCACCTTTCCAGAAACGTCTTTGATGACGTGCAACTGACGATGGTCGGCACGTTTCACTAA
- a CDS encoding DUF2787 domain-containing protein: MSKLTFTASTLPVSKKLQKLLSEQLTAHLLSNEALTTSRYLVFNFRDKSYSAEEGGFHPVEMAICQTSTGEWSIEYITDFAYMGNYYPELERNLDFDFRVGQFFVAYRGWLPMQGSRDAKELYRLWENNFLAYIDMDSYNEIAVTPQ, from the coding sequence ATGTCCAAATTAACCTTCACAGCATCTACACTACCTGTATCGAAAAAACTGCAAAAGCTGCTAAGTGAGCAACTCACCGCTCATTTACTAAGTAATGAAGCACTGACCACCAGCCGTTATCTGGTGTTTAACTTTCGCGATAAAAGTTACAGCGCGGAAGAAGGCGGCTTCCATCCGGTTGAGATGGCGATTTGCCAAACCTCCACAGGGGAATGGAGTATTGAGTACATCACCGACTTTGCTTATATGGGGAATTACTATCCAGAGCTAGAGCGCAACTTGGATTTTGATTTTCGGGTTGGGCAGTTCTTTGTCGCCTATCGTGGCTGGCTACCCATGCAGGGTAGCCGTGATGCCAAAGAGCTGTATCGCCTATGGGAGAATAACTTTCTTGCTTATATCGATATGGACTCCTACAACGAGATAGCCGTCACCCCGCAATAA
- a CDS encoding WYL domain-containing protein: protein MSNKTSIEGLSALLHTLMLIPQHRWITVRELQQQLALLDIHRTTRSIKRYLDDIIVDVFNVECDSMSMPHVYRKTSEQLLKLNKQEMLYWQLTNKYLRPLVPDALNYGQGSSSERDKPLSRIASAHSKEQAWLAKVHVTLPTIREWSDEQRQVLNAIHTALLHNRMLKISSQVLQQEKALIEPLGLSVQCDALLLLFRLSGQHTIRTLALPLIDEASVSTFSFTYPTDFNLERFMRKHDGISTS, encoded by the coding sequence ATGAGCAATAAAACCAGCATTGAAGGGTTATCCGCTTTGCTGCACACGCTGATGCTTATTCCTCAACATCGATGGATTACCGTTAGGGAGTTGCAGCAGCAGTTAGCCCTACTCGATATCCACCGCACCACGCGCAGCATTAAACGCTACCTCGATGACATCATTGTGGACGTGTTTAACGTGGAGTGTGATTCGATGAGCATGCCCCATGTTTATCGGAAAACCTCAGAGCAATTACTGAAACTCAACAAACAGGAAATGCTCTATTGGCAACTGACCAACAAGTACTTACGACCACTTGTTCCTGATGCATTGAATTATGGGCAAGGGTCCTCCTCGGAGAGAGACAAACCCTTGTCCCGTATAGCTTCAGCACATTCAAAAGAGCAAGCATGGTTAGCCAAAGTACATGTGACATTGCCCACGATTCGCGAGTGGAGTGACGAACAACGGCAAGTGTTGAATGCGATACACACGGCATTACTGCACAACCGTATGCTCAAGATATCGAGCCAAGTATTGCAGCAAGAGAAGGCGCTCATTGAGCCACTGGGACTCTCGGTTCAGTGTGACGCGCTCTTGCTGCTCTTTCGATTATCCGGTCAACACACGATACGCACCCTAGCCTTGCCCTTGATTGATGAGGCCAGTGTATCGACGTTTTCTTTTACCTATCCCACTGATTTCAATCTTGAGCGGTTCATGCGTAAGCACGATGGAATCAGTACATCCTGA
- a CDS encoding WYL domain-containing protein: MSQIDIKWDQQMRFRLIEIIAQWEGRLTTNHLCDAFRIGRQQASRDINKYLNLTDREQLILDRTIRGYRPADDFKPLFTQGTAHEYLTMLHQQYNLEETFEFFSWGEAQSTVLNVPERVVAPKIVRGLIAASRANLRVDIDYVSLSTPDIRGRIIAPHSLIYDGIRWHVRAYCEEKDEFRDFVLSRFRNEPDLMDKSPKTREHDDEWNHQVKVTITPNPYLSEKQQCVVAEDYAMENHKLTIFTRKALVHYCLRRMGVTLDEKLLRSQPEVYQITASSDQYL, from the coding sequence ATGAGCCAGATAGATATCAAGTGGGACCAGCAAATGAGATTTCGATTAATCGAAATCATTGCTCAGTGGGAGGGACGACTGACAACAAACCACTTATGCGATGCTTTTCGAATAGGTCGGCAGCAGGCCTCAAGGGATATTAACAAATATTTAAATCTTACTGACCGAGAACAGTTGATACTAGATAGGACAATCAGAGGCTACAGACCTGCGGATGATTTTAAGCCACTATTTACCCAAGGCACAGCTCACGAATACCTGACAATGCTTCATCAACAGTACAACCTAGAAGAGACATTTGAGTTCTTCAGTTGGGGGGAAGCTCAATCGACAGTATTAAATGTTCCTGAAAGGGTTGTTGCACCGAAAATTGTTCGAGGGTTAATTGCAGCTTCAAGAGCTAATCTGCGCGTGGATATTGATTACGTATCTCTCTCTACTCCTGACATCAGAGGGCGAATAATAGCCCCTCATAGTTTGATATATGACGGTATTCGCTGGCATGTAAGAGCCTATTGTGAGGAAAAAGATGAGTTCCGTGACTTTGTACTTAGCCGCTTTCGAAATGAACCAGACTTAATGGATAAGTCTCCAAAAACCCGAGAGCATGATGATGAATGGAATCATCAAGTTAAAGTTACTATTACACCGAATCCCTACCTCTCTGAAAAACAACAATGTGTCGTAGCTGAAGACTATGCTATGGAAAATCATAAGCTTACAATCTTTACACGCAAGGCGTTGGTGCATTATTGCCTGCGTCGTATGGGTGTTACGCTTGATGAAAAATTGCTAAGGTCACAGCCTGAAGTGTATCAAATTACGGCCAGCTCTGATCAGTATCTCTAA
- a CDS encoding ATP-binding protein produces MMHAGLRKVIAINSYQKNKMFSEYDFDAPTQLTGDNGAGKTSLLRLIPFFYGATGTQIVRKSNVNRPFAEWYLPHSNSYIVFEYITARAQIAHVICFRNLNTKGGIVYLFVKGVFDQSVLIKQDHEEKPYAIANTKLVAELSTRGLDYESRITSVKEYREIIQNINAATRNNKFHSYSLCSGRNDVRHIEKITTALIQGEFNMVDTKALFLDILEQSDSTLEFGVDAKKIEQWCDDYNGLTSFLGKKDAFTEAIANNKQIAYLSSQLANSLLVIREESDKLNESLSKTHSELADYIETSDKKLENVNSLKLDQENSRNSLQNAIRSLDSEIEAHYQKLLNYEDNDYPELSVKLKQLPDIEDKLAHQRKSYADLEVKVTDAKDKRDRDLQNLDSKFNDEKSKLTEQKLKAQQEANDRKTQVNDTFNQQLNELNKSHNDFTKNTGTVLIERKAELATQEQRLKHPDIDELLIEQREHLESEKDMLQEQANKLNQAVNSANKDEGHLHKERENLISNLEASCRKKRNAEEQLKLVNARLDPESGTLFSFLETHKVGWQSSPLGRVLTDGLLMDTSLAPSITEDSGSLFDLSIDTSNLPDCKVTNQADVEEQANLMDLIDKLEDGEIELNKQIKKIDVIIKDSNIKLAQLRSELRNTENDLAQTKSNLENKKIEITRTKEALIQQISSSIQSIKQNISLVETQLSEGEQRFEEAESKLKNDRLTQVATIETALEISTDAINNMLNKNLQRLGENKERIKMEYEQRLSEQGISRDIYRRYKADIELLENEVKNLKAQTQDIKEYETWLSIYNIDDPKRRKSRNDKQNELQSVNQNIQSFETKLKELRSEIHRTKQQFKESINTLEARKKRADSAVYRLSNYEAFEIQEVLDEGFNYSGDLNSILSEVESKLPRLEMLTKQRKKDIQQMEAITLGLGDGELYRFWNETSRNTISEDIVASDSKRIDILENIMNDIIPQVTSITVDSAVNMGRMLVDFKDRLLGFDRDIKKLGRNVSEQVKANNTFSVVGSIDINVESSLSKLQGWQDIINFSEIYEEWDRTGAAELPTKEFYNALDTLTYHISADKVKKPTELFDIKFEVIENNQRKTAKTDKDMRDLASNGTNLLIQSMLYLALLTQQRGTSQLSITYPTDEIGKLTAENQAKLLKMMDAHNFNVVAAQPDGNNRTANLFKNLYHITPDKNIFNKPKVSKLALAKASEDNTGAEE; encoded by the coding sequence ATGATGCATGCCGGATTGAGAAAAGTAATCGCGATAAACTCATACCAGAAAAATAAGATGTTTTCAGAGTATGATTTCGATGCACCTACTCAACTAACAGGTGATAACGGCGCTGGAAAAACATCGTTATTGAGGCTGATTCCATTCTTCTATGGTGCTACAGGGACACAGATTGTCAGGAAGTCTAACGTTAATAGACCTTTCGCAGAGTGGTACTTGCCTCATAGCAACAGCTACATTGTTTTTGAATACATAACCGCTCGTGCTCAAATTGCTCATGTCATTTGCTTTCGCAATCTAAACACTAAGGGGGGCATTGTGTACTTGTTTGTGAAAGGTGTGTTCGATCAGTCCGTGTTAATAAAACAGGATCACGAAGAAAAGCCATACGCTATTGCCAATACCAAATTAGTCGCAGAACTTTCCACTAGAGGTTTGGATTACGAGTCTCGTATCACTAGTGTTAAAGAATACCGCGAAATCATTCAAAACATTAACGCAGCTACTCGAAACAACAAATTCCACAGCTACTCACTGTGCTCTGGTCGTAATGATGTTCGCCACATCGAGAAAATCACTACTGCACTGATTCAGGGCGAATTCAACATGGTTGATACTAAGGCGCTTTTTCTTGATATTCTTGAGCAAAGTGATAGCACACTAGAATTTGGAGTTGATGCGAAAAAAATTGAACAATGGTGTGATGACTACAACGGCCTAACATCTTTCCTTGGCAAAAAAGACGCCTTTACTGAGGCTATTGCCAACAATAAACAGATTGCCTATCTAAGTAGCCAACTAGCCAATTCTCTATTAGTCATTCGTGAAGAATCAGACAAACTGAATGAGTCACTTTCAAAAACACACAGCGAGCTAGCAGATTACATCGAGACTAGTGACAAAAAGCTCGAAAATGTCAATTCCCTAAAACTCGACCAAGAGAACTCCCGTAACTCACTTCAAAACGCCATCCGTAGCCTTGATTCTGAAATCGAAGCACACTATCAAAAGCTTTTGAATTATGAAGACAATGATTACCCAGAGCTATCGGTAAAACTGAAACAACTACCAGATATAGAAGACAAGCTAGCGCACCAAAGAAAGAGTTATGCCGATCTTGAAGTTAAGGTGACAGACGCTAAAGACAAGCGAGATCGTGATCTTCAAAACCTTGATAGCAAGTTCAATGATGAAAAATCTAAACTCACAGAGCAAAAGCTAAAAGCTCAACAAGAGGCCAACGACAGAAAAACTCAGGTAAATGACACTTTTAATCAGCAATTAAACGAACTGAATAAGTCACACAATGACTTCACCAAAAATACAGGTACGGTGCTCATTGAGCGAAAGGCTGAACTAGCCACTCAAGAACAGCGCCTAAAGCACCCTGATATTGATGAACTTCTTATTGAGCAGCGCGAGCATCTTGAATCAGAAAAAGACATGCTCCAAGAGCAAGCCAATAAACTAAATCAAGCCGTGAATTCGGCTAACAAAGATGAAGGTCACCTACATAAAGAACGGGAAAATCTGATCTCTAATTTAGAGGCAAGCTGTAGAAAGAAGCGTAATGCTGAAGAACAGTTGAAGCTGGTTAACGCTCGACTCGACCCTGAATCAGGAACACTGTTCTCATTTCTTGAGACCCACAAGGTAGGATGGCAAAGCTCTCCACTCGGTCGAGTTCTTACAGATGGCCTTTTAATGGATACCTCGCTTGCGCCATCGATAACTGAAGATTCTGGTAGCTTGTTCGATTTGAGTATCGACACAAGCAATTTACCTGACTGCAAGGTGACTAACCAAGCAGACGTCGAAGAACAAGCCAATTTAATGGACCTTATCGATAAGCTTGAGGATGGTGAGATTGAACTTAATAAACAAATCAAGAAAATCGACGTCATCATTAAAGATTCAAACATAAAGTTGGCACAACTTCGCAGCGAACTTCGAAACACAGAGAACGACTTAGCCCAAACAAAGAGCAACCTTGAGAACAAAAAAATTGAGATTACCCGAACTAAAGAGGCCCTAATTCAGCAAATCAGCTCAAGCATCCAGTCGATTAAGCAAAACATTTCTTTGGTTGAAACACAACTCTCAGAGGGCGAACAACGCTTTGAAGAAGCTGAATCAAAACTGAAAAATGATAGGCTGACTCAGGTTGCAACTATCGAAACTGCGCTCGAAATAAGTACCGATGCTATCAACAATATGCTGAATAAGAACCTCCAGAGACTAGGTGAAAATAAAGAACGCATTAAGATGGAATACGAACAGCGGCTAAGCGAACAAGGTATAAGCCGAGATATCTACCGACGCTACAAGGCAGATATTGAACTGCTTGAAAACGAGGTAAAGAATCTAAAAGCGCAGACTCAAGATATCAAAGAATATGAGACTTGGTTGTCTATTTATAACATTGACGATCCGAAACGTCGTAAGTCTCGCAACGACAAACAAAACGAACTTCAATCGGTTAACCAAAATATCCAGTCGTTTGAAACCAAACTGAAAGAGCTACGCAGCGAAATACATCGTACAAAACAACAATTCAAAGAATCAATTAATACATTGGAGGCTCGTAAAAAGCGTGCTGATAGTGCCGTCTATCGCCTATCCAATTACGAAGCGTTCGAGATCCAAGAAGTACTGGATGAGGGCTTTAATTATAGCGGAGACTTAAACTCAATACTTAGTGAAGTTGAGAGCAAGTTACCTAGACTAGAGATGTTAACGAAGCAGCGTAAGAAAGACATTCAGCAGATGGAAGCAATCACACTTGGTCTTGGTGACGGGGAGCTTTACCGTTTCTGGAATGAAACCAGCCGAAACACTATTAGCGAAGATATTGTAGCCAGCGATTCTAAGCGCATCGACATTCTAGAAAACATCATGAATGACATTATTCCACAAGTAACAAGCATAACCGTCGATAGTGCCGTCAACATGGGACGCATGTTAGTAGACTTCAAAGACCGACTACTTGGCTTCGACCGCGATATTAAGAAGCTCGGTCGCAATGTATCTGAACAAGTAAAAGCAAACAACACTTTCTCGGTGGTTGGTTCTATCGATATCAACGTTGAAAGTTCGCTTTCCAAACTACAAGGATGGCAAGACATCATAAACTTCTCTGAAATTTACGAAGAGTGGGACAGAACTGGCGCAGCAGAACTACCAACCAAAGAATTCTACAACGCTCTAGATACGTTAACTTACCATATCAGTGCCGACAAAGTGAAGAAACCAACCGAACTCTTTGATATTAAGTTCGAAGTGATAGAAAACAATCAGCGTAAAACCGCTAAAACAGATAAAGATATGCGTGATTTAGCTAGCAATGGCACCAATTTGCTTATTCAATCCATGTTGTATCTAGCATTACTTACCCAGCAACGCGGGACTAGTCAGTTGTCAATTACTTACCCAACCGATGAGATTGGTAAGTTGACTGCGGAGAACCAAGCAAAGCTACTGAAGATGATGGATGCTCACAACTTCAATGTTGTAGCCGCTCAACCAGATGGTAACAACCGTACAGCTAACCTATTTAAAAATTTGTATCACATAACGCCTGACAAGAACATTTTCAACAAGCCCAAAGTAAGCAAACTCGCTTTAGCAAAAGCCTCTGAAGACAACACAGGAGCAGAAGAATGA
- a CDS encoding DUF7281 domain-containing protein, with product MSRITENITSGDLARLKNIFVPAKIQNGISVVLTGVFQVFYQDYGIGKTSFGKLQLTPQDIRQVRKLIKEQTGFDILTDPIPSSRTEMAKYFPNEKLSTTPVKDKVVKVYGVLSTNINGKKYDLEDGMIIEIPLGSLRSIEHKQIVIVENYEAFCQFKIVQSDIGQNPLVVYRGDKESGVISQEIAERFPQVKLVAWFDTDPSGISFALASGASYMLIPSISREALIEHGKSSLFEDQHRYWERVSEVLPTELETLISSVEKGITQESIVANNVPLVLHPLR from the coding sequence GTGAGTAGAATTACAGAAAACATTACGAGCGGAGATCTAGCTCGACTTAAAAACATCTTCGTTCCAGCCAAAATTCAAAATGGGATTTCCGTAGTATTGACGGGTGTATTTCAAGTATTTTATCAAGACTATGGCATAGGAAAAACTAGCTTTGGAAAACTGCAACTAACGCCCCAAGATATACGCCAAGTCAGGAAGCTGATTAAAGAACAAACTGGTTTTGATATTTTAACTGATCCAATACCGAGCTCTCGAACAGAAATGGCTAAGTACTTCCCAAACGAGAAGTTAAGCACTACCCCTGTCAAAGATAAGGTGGTCAAAGTCTATGGAGTATTATCTACCAACATAAATGGTAAGAAATACGATCTAGAAGACGGCATGATCATAGAAATACCTCTTGGCAGTCTTAGAAGCATTGAACACAAACAAATAGTTATTGTCGAAAATTATGAGGCATTTTGTCAATTTAAGATTGTTCAATCTGATATAGGCCAAAATCCGCTTGTTGTATATCGAGGAGACAAGGAAAGTGGAGTGATATCTCAAGAGATTGCTGAGCGTTTCCCACAAGTGAAGCTTGTTGCGTGGTTTGATACCGACCCTTCCGGTATTTCTTTCGCCTTAGCATCGGGAGCAAGCTATATGCTTATACCTTCTATATCCAGAGAAGCTCTTATTGAGCATGGAAAATCCTCTCTATTCGAAGATCAACACAGATATTGGGAACGAGTATCAGAGGTACTCCCCACCGAATTAGAGACATTAATCTCTAGTGTAGAAAAAGGTATAACTCAAGAATCAATAGTTGCGAACAACGTTCCTCTGGTTTTACATCCCCTCAGGTAA